One Streptomyces sp. ML-6 genomic region harbors:
- a CDS encoding peptidase inhibitor family I36 protein has product MLRKSLTTAALAGALLAGVPAIPAVAADPNTCPKGNLCGWSGTNRTGTRTVYSKAPGCYPITTARSFSNQTSYRVVLWHISTGCGEGTKLLTLNPGTYTDNTGSTATGIEVYG; this is encoded by the coding sequence ATGCTCAGGAAAAGCCTGACGACCGCAGCCTTGGCCGGCGCACTGCTGGCCGGAGTCCCGGCCATACCGGCCGTGGCGGCCGACCCCAACACCTGCCCAAAGGGAAACCTCTGCGGGTGGTCGGGAACCAACAGGACCGGAACGAGGACCGTCTACTCCAAGGCGCCCGGCTGCTATCCCATAACCACCGCCCGGTCCTTCTCCAACCAGACGTCTTACCGCGTAGTGCTCTGGCACATCAGCACCGGCTGCGGCGAGGGCACCAAGCTGCTCACCCTGAATCCGGGCACCTACACGGACAACACCGGGTCAACCGCCACAGGGATCGAGGTCTACGGATAG
- a CDS encoding class II fructose-bisphosphate aldolase produces MPLVSTGELVSAAQAEGRGIAAFNVITLEHAEAIAAGAERAGAPAVLQISENAVKFHGGRLSAIAAAAAAVARASDAPLALHLDHVESVGLLHRAHDEGFGSVMFDASKLSYEENVRATAEAVAWGHERGIWIEAELGKVGGKEGEAPLDAHAPGVRTDPDEAAAYVRDTGVDALAVAVGSSHAMTERTAALDHELIGRLRDAVPVPLVLHGSSGVPDEEIRRAVASSGMVKINVGTALNTAFTGAVRAYLAENTTGVDPRKYIAPAREAMAATVAGFLALMG; encoded by the coding sequence ATGCCGCTCGTCAGCACCGGTGAACTCGTCTCCGCCGCCCAGGCCGAGGGACGCGGGATCGCCGCCTTCAACGTCATCACGCTGGAGCACGCCGAGGCCATCGCGGCCGGCGCGGAGCGCGCCGGGGCGCCCGCCGTCCTGCAGATCTCCGAGAACGCCGTGAAGTTCCACGGCGGACGGCTCTCCGCCATAGCCGCCGCGGCCGCCGCCGTCGCCCGCGCCTCCGACGCCCCGCTCGCGCTCCACCTCGACCACGTCGAGTCCGTGGGCCTGCTGCACCGGGCGCACGACGAGGGCTTCGGCTCCGTCATGTTCGACGCGTCCAAGCTGTCGTACGAGGAGAACGTGCGCGCCACGGCCGAGGCGGTGGCCTGGGGCCACGAGCGCGGCATCTGGATCGAGGCCGAACTCGGCAAGGTCGGCGGCAAGGAGGGCGAGGCCCCGCTCGACGCCCACGCCCCCGGCGTCCGGACCGACCCGGACGAGGCCGCCGCGTACGTCCGCGACACCGGCGTGGACGCGCTGGCCGTCGCGGTCGGCTCCTCGCACGCCATGACCGAGCGCACGGCCGCCCTGGACCACGAGCTGATCGGCCGGCTGCGCGACGCGGTCCCGGTCCCGCTGGTGCTGCACGGCTCCAGCGGCGTCCCGGACGAGGAGATCCGCCGGGCCGTCGCCTCCTCCGGCATGGTCAAGATCAACGTGGGCACGGCCCTGAACACCGCGTTCACCGGCGCGGTCCGCGCGTACCTGGCCGAGAACACCACCGGCGTCGACCCACGCAAGTACATCGCCCCCGCCCGCGAGGCGATGGCCGCGACGGTGGCGGGCTTCCTGGCCCTGATGGGCTGA
- a CDS encoding 1-phosphofructokinase family hexose kinase codes for MILTVTLNTALDLTYDVPKLVPHASHRVGDISERPGGKGLNVARVLSALGHETTVTGFAGGSTGAVLRELLAGLPPHGSAPAGAPDPGPIPAPGSTPGTVPGTAPEPAPAPITDALVTVAGNTRRTIAVVDRATGDTTQLNEPGPLITADEWTAFLDRYEELLAGADAVALCGSLPPGIHVGAYAELVRPARAAGVPVLLDTSGEPLRRGIAARPDLIKPNAEELAQLTGSRDPLRATHDARRRGAHGVIASLGPDGVLAVTPDGIWRAMPPAKVLGNPTGAGDSAVAGLLSGLVEGLDWPDRLRRAVALSTATVLAPTAGDFDRAAYEELLPCVVIEEHAPAA; via the coding sequence GTGATCCTGACGGTCACACTGAATACGGCACTCGACCTGACGTACGACGTCCCCAAGCTCGTCCCGCACGCCAGTCACCGCGTCGGCGACATCTCCGAGCGCCCCGGCGGCAAGGGACTCAACGTGGCCCGGGTGCTGTCCGCCCTCGGCCACGAAACCACGGTCACCGGTTTCGCCGGCGGCTCCACCGGGGCCGTGCTGCGCGAGCTGCTGGCCGGGCTGCCGCCGCACGGGTCCGCCCCGGCCGGCGCCCCGGACCCCGGCCCCATCCCGGCTCCGGGAAGCACCCCCGGAACCGTCCCGGGAACCGCTCCGGAACCCGCCCCCGCGCCGATCACCGACGCCCTCGTCACCGTCGCCGGGAACACCCGTCGCACGATCGCCGTCGTCGACCGGGCCACCGGCGACACCACCCAGCTCAACGAGCCCGGCCCGCTCATCACCGCCGACGAGTGGACCGCCTTCCTCGACCGGTACGAGGAGCTCCTCGCCGGGGCCGACGCCGTCGCGCTCTGCGGCAGCCTGCCGCCCGGCATCCACGTCGGCGCCTACGCCGAACTGGTCCGCCCGGCCCGCGCCGCCGGTGTCCCGGTGCTCCTGGACACCAGCGGCGAACCGCTGCGCCGCGGCATCGCCGCCCGCCCCGACCTGATCAAGCCGAACGCCGAGGAACTGGCCCAGCTCACCGGCTCCCGCGATCCGCTGCGCGCCACCCACGACGCCCGCCGCCGGGGCGCGCACGGGGTCATCGCCTCGCTGGGCCCGGACGGCGTGCTGGCGGTCACCCCCGACGGGATCTGGCGGGCGATGCCGCCCGCCAAGGTCCTGGGCAACCCGACCGGCGCGGGCGACTCCGCGGTGGCCGGACTGCTGTCCGGCCTCGTCGAGGGGCTGGACTGGCCGGACCGGCTGCGGCGGGCGGTGGCACTGTCGACGGCGACCGTGCTCGCCCCGACGGCCGGTGATTTCGACCGCGCGGCGTACGAGGAGCTGCTGCCGTGCGTCGTCATCGAGGAACACGCACCAGCGGCCTGA
- the nagA gene encoding N-acetylglucosamine-6-phosphate deacetylase, with amino-acid sequence MAARADSTVLAGARVVLPTGTVENGRVIVEGTRIAGSAAPDAPTLDLSGHWVVPGFVDMHNHGGGGASFTSGTVDEVLTGIRTHREHGTTTLVASTVTGEMDFLAHRAGVLSELVEQGDLAGIHFEGPFISPCRKGAHSEDLLRHPDPAEVRKLMDAARGTARMFTLATELPGGIDSVRLLAEHGVIAAIGHTDATYEQTVEAIDAGATVATHLFNAMPPLAHRDPGPIAALLEDERVTVELINDGTHLHPAALELAYHHAGAHRVALITDAMDAAGFGDGRYQLGPLAVEVKDGVARLVEGNSIAGSTLTLDTAFHRAVTIDRIPVGDVVESISANPARLLGVYDRVGSLEPGKDADLVVLDADFALKGVMRKGEWIVEPTLG; translated from the coding sequence ATGGCCGCACGCGCAGACAGCACGGTTCTCGCAGGTGCCCGGGTGGTGCTTCCCACCGGGACCGTCGAGAACGGCCGGGTGATCGTCGAAGGCACCCGGATCGCGGGCAGCGCGGCACCGGACGCCCCCACCCTCGACCTGAGCGGCCACTGGGTGGTTCCCGGCTTCGTCGACATGCACAACCACGGCGGTGGCGGCGCGTCCTTCACCTCCGGCACCGTGGACGAGGTCCTCACCGGCATCCGCACCCACCGCGAGCACGGCACCACCACCCTGGTCGCCTCCACGGTCACCGGCGAGATGGACTTCCTCGCCCACCGGGCCGGCGTCCTGTCCGAGCTGGTCGAGCAGGGCGACCTGGCCGGCATCCACTTCGAGGGTCCGTTCATCTCGCCGTGCCGCAAGGGCGCGCACAGCGAGGACCTGCTGCGCCACCCGGACCCGGCCGAGGTCCGCAAGCTGATGGACGCGGCCCGCGGCACCGCGCGGATGTTCACCCTCGCCACCGAACTCCCGGGCGGCATCGACTCGGTGCGGCTGCTCGCCGAGCACGGCGTGATCGCGGCCATCGGCCACACCGACGCCACGTACGAGCAGACCGTCGAGGCGATCGACGCCGGCGCCACCGTCGCCACGCACCTGTTCAACGCCATGCCGCCGCTCGCCCACCGCGACCCCGGCCCGATCGCCGCCCTCCTGGAGGACGAGCGGGTCACCGTCGAGCTGATCAACGACGGCACGCACCTGCACCCCGCCGCCCTGGAGCTGGCCTACCACCACGCGGGCGCGCACCGCGTCGCACTGATCACCGATGCGATGGACGCGGCCGGCTTCGGCGACGGCCGGTACCAGCTCGGCCCGCTCGCGGTCGAGGTCAAGGACGGCGTGGCACGGCTGGTCGAGGGCAACTCGATCGCGGGCTCCACGCTCACCCTGGACACCGCGTTCCACCGGGCCGTGACCATCGACCGGATCCCGGTCGGCGACGTCGTGGAGTCCATCTCCGCCAACCCGGCACGGCTGCTCGGCGTGTACGACCGGGTCGGCTCGCTGGAGCCGGGCAAGGACGCCGACCTGGTGGTCCTGGACGCGGACTTCGCGCTCAAGGGCGTCATGCGCAAGGGTGAGTGGATCGTCGAGCCCACGCTCGGCTGA
- a CDS encoding ROK family protein — MKAALVGADGALLHEARRATDRKRGADAVVESILSFAADLRAYGEEHFGESAVAAGVAVPGIVDADNGVAVYAANLGWRDVPMRQLLGERLGGLPVALGHDVRTGGLAEGRIGAGKDADRFLFVPLGTGIAGAIGIAGTIEAGAHGYAGEIGHIVVRPDGPDCGCGQRGCLETLASAAAVSRAWAAASGDPEADAADCAKAVESGDPAAEAVWRDAVDALAAGLVTALTLLDPTTLIIGGGLAEAGETLFTPLRAAVEERVTFQKLPHIVPAALGDTAGCLGAGLLAWDLLSTEVSV; from the coding sequence ATGAAGGCCGCACTGGTCGGGGCCGACGGCGCCCTGCTGCACGAGGCGCGGCGGGCGACGGACAGGAAGCGCGGCGCCGACGCCGTCGTGGAGTCGATCCTCTCCTTCGCCGCGGACCTGCGGGCGTACGGCGAGGAGCACTTCGGCGAGAGTGCCGTCGCGGCCGGTGTCGCCGTGCCCGGCATCGTCGACGCCGACAACGGGGTCGCGGTCTATGCCGCCAACCTGGGCTGGCGCGACGTGCCCATGCGGCAGCTGCTCGGCGAACGGCTCGGCGGTCTGCCCGTCGCACTCGGCCACGACGTGCGCACCGGCGGACTCGCCGAGGGCCGGATCGGCGCGGGCAAGGACGCCGACCGCTTCCTCTTCGTGCCGCTGGGCACCGGCATCGCCGGGGCCATCGGCATCGCGGGCACGATCGAGGCGGGCGCGCACGGATACGCGGGCGAGATCGGGCACATCGTGGTCCGCCCGGACGGTCCGGACTGCGGCTGCGGTCAGCGCGGCTGCCTGGAGACCCTGGCCTCCGCCGCCGCCGTCAGCCGCGCCTGGGCCGCCGCGTCCGGCGATCCGGAGGCGGACGCCGCGGACTGCGCGAAGGCCGTCGAGTCCGGCGACCCCGCGGCCGAGGCGGTCTGGCGCGACGCGGTCGACGCGCTCGCCGCCGGGCTGGTCACCGCGCTGACGCTGCTCGACCCGACCACGCTCATCATCGGTGGCGGCCTCGCCGAGGCCGGGGAAACCCTGTTCACACCACTCCGTGCGGCCGTCGAGGAACGGGTCACGTTCCAGAAGCTGCCCCACATCGTCCCGGCGGCCCTCGGGGACACCGCCGGATGCCTGGGCGCAGGGCTGCTCGCCTGGGATCTTCTCTCCACGGAGGTATCCGTCTGA
- a CDS encoding sugar isomerase yields the protein MSRTASEIATQPDCWRRAAKAGAVFDGLPRPGERVAVTGCGTSWFMAIAYAALREAAGQGETDAYPSSEFPVGRPYDRVVAITRSGTTTEVLELLGELRGRVVTVALTADPGTPVMGAADAVAVLDWADEDSVVQTRFATTALAFLRAGLEASGPLPAGVKTVAAAAVDAELAVTEPLDEAVVSAEQWTFLGRGWTYGLAQEAGLKMREAAGAWTESYPAMEYRHGPISITGPHRVAWVFGRLPEGLAGDVARVGGTLVAHPSADPMADLIRAQRLAVELAESKGYDPDRPRHLTRSVILSS from the coding sequence ATGTCGCGTACCGCATCAGAAATCGCCACCCAGCCCGACTGCTGGCGGCGCGCCGCGAAGGCGGGGGCGGTGTTCGACGGGCTGCCGCGGCCGGGCGAGCGCGTCGCGGTCACCGGCTGCGGCACCTCCTGGTTCATGGCCATCGCCTACGCGGCGCTGCGCGAGGCGGCCGGGCAGGGCGAGACGGACGCGTACCCCTCCTCGGAGTTCCCGGTCGGGCGGCCGTACGACCGGGTGGTGGCGATCACCCGTTCCGGTACGACGACCGAGGTGCTGGAGCTGCTGGGCGAGCTGCGCGGCAGGGTCGTCACGGTCGCGCTGACCGCCGATCCGGGCACCCCGGTCATGGGCGCCGCCGACGCGGTGGCCGTACTGGACTGGGCGGACGAGGACTCGGTGGTCCAGACCCGGTTCGCCACCACCGCGCTGGCCTTCCTGCGGGCCGGCCTGGAGGCGTCGGGTCCGCTTCCGGCCGGGGTGAAGACGGTGGCCGCCGCCGCGGTGGACGCGGAACTGGCGGTGACCGAGCCGCTGGACGAGGCGGTCGTCTCGGCCGAGCAGTGGACGTTCCTGGGGCGCGGCTGGACGTACGGACTGGCGCAGGAGGCCGGGCTGAAGATGCGCGAGGCGGCCGGCGCCTGGACCGAGTCGTACCCGGCGATGGAGTACCGCCACGGCCCGATCTCGATCACCGGGCCGCACCGGGTGGCCTGGGTGTTCGGCCGACTGCCGGAGGGGCTCGCCGGTGACGTGGCCCGGGTGGGCGGCACGCTGGTCGCGCACCCCTCGGCCGACCCGATGGCCGATCTGATCCGGGCGCAGCGGCTGGCGGTCGAGCTGGCGGAGTCGAAGGGGTACGACCCGGACCGGCCGCGCCACCTCACGCGCAGCGTGATCCTTTCGTCCTGA
- a CDS encoding extracellular solute-binding protein codes for MRTVWAVRLRYRILTAVVTALGMTATLAGCGGGGGSGSEDVTLKIVAADYGTGPANSSEKYWNKIVKGFEASHPGIRVDVSVRPWKAIDREVAEMVKKGRAPDIAQIASYADYARAGKLYRADEMLSIRAQANFLPRLAEAGSVDRTQYGLPFVASTRLLFYNKKLFAQAGLDAPRTWDDIRADAAVLGQRGVTYPFALPLGQEEAQAETMMWLLGGEGGYLDDSGSYDIDSTENAETLEWLKTNLVGPGLVGPVAPGKLDRAKAFTAFTNGEVGMLNGHPTLMQEAGRKGVSVGMVPMPGADGPARGSLGVADWIMGFKQNGHRAELGKFFDYLFTDKNVIDFADAYDMLPTTDSASAAMESDPAYKPLWKFLAALPESEFYPYGKTSWARTSESIKENIGRAVEPADSPGSVLGRIARDAAAAERAK; via the coding sequence ATGAGGACGGTCTGGGCTGTGCGGTTGCGCTACCGGATACTGACCGCGGTCGTGACCGCGCTGGGCATGACGGCGACCCTGGCGGGCTGCGGGGGCGGGGGTGGCAGCGGCTCGGAGGACGTCACCCTCAAGATCGTCGCGGCCGACTACGGCACCGGCCCGGCCAACAGTTCCGAGAAGTACTGGAACAAGATCGTGAAGGGCTTCGAGGCGAGCCACCCCGGCATCAGGGTGGACGTCAGCGTCCGCCCCTGGAAGGCCATCGACCGCGAGGTCGCCGAGATGGTGAAGAAGGGGCGGGCCCCCGACATCGCCCAGATCGCCTCCTACGCCGACTACGCCAGGGCGGGCAAGCTCTACCGGGCCGACGAGATGCTCTCCATCCGGGCCCAGGCCAACTTCCTGCCGCGCCTGGCCGAGGCGGGCAGCGTGGACCGCACCCAGTACGGGCTGCCGTTCGTCGCCAGCACCCGGCTGCTCTTCTACAACAAGAAGCTCTTCGCGCAGGCGGGCCTCGACGCCCCGCGGACCTGGGACGACATCCGCGCCGACGCGGCGGTGCTCGGGCAGCGCGGGGTGACCTACCCGTTCGCCCTGCCGCTCGGCCAGGAGGAGGCCCAGGCCGAGACCATGATGTGGCTGCTCGGCGGGGAGGGCGGCTACCTCGACGACAGCGGCTCGTACGACATCGACTCGACCGAGAACGCCGAGACCCTCGAATGGCTGAAAACGAATCTGGTCGGCCCGGGCCTCGTCGGCCCCGTCGCCCCCGGGAAACTCGACCGGGCGAAGGCGTTCACCGCGTTCACCAACGGCGAGGTCGGCATGCTGAACGGCCATCCCACGCTGATGCAGGAGGCCGGGCGCAAGGGCGTCTCCGTCGGCATGGTGCCGATGCCCGGCGCCGACGGCCCCGCCAGGGGCTCGCTGGGCGTGGCCGACTGGATCATGGGCTTCAAGCAGAACGGCCACCGCGCGGAACTGGGCAAGTTCTTCGACTACCTGTTCACCGACAAGAACGTCATCGACTTCGCCGACGCGTACGACATGCTCCCCACCACCGACAGCGCCTCGGCGGCCATGGAGTCCGACCCCGCGTACAAGCCGCTGTGGAAGTTCCTGGCCGCGCTGCCGGAATCGGAGTTCTACCCGTACGGCAAGACCTCCTGGGCCCGGACCAGCGAGTCGATCAAGGAGAACATCGGCAGGGCGGTCGAACCGGCCGACAGCCCCGGGAGCGTGCTGGGACGGATCGCGCGCGATGCGGCCGCGGCGGAGCGCGCGAAGTAG
- a CDS encoding DUF3263 domain-containing protein: MTAPTHGPDDPDGLSDRDRAVLAVERQSWAGPGAKERAIREQLGISPTRYYQLLNALLDDRRALEEDPVTVNRLRRVRDARRDRR; encoded by the coding sequence ATGACCGCCCCCACGCATGGCCCCGACGACCCGGACGGACTCTCCGACAGGGACCGCGCCGTGCTCGCCGTCGAACGGCAGTCGTGGGCGGGCCCCGGCGCGAAGGAGCGGGCCATCCGCGAGCAGCTCGGCATCTCGCCCACGCGCTACTACCAGCTGCTGAACGCACTCCTCGACGACCGCCGTGCCCTGGAGGAGGACCCGGTGACGGTGAACCGCCTGCGCCGGGTGCGCGACGCGCGCCGGGACCGCCGCTGA
- the otsB gene encoding trehalose-phosphatase produces MGSNPEERAPASAPSETPSQLPTPATAPGREALAAILARPDRAVVALDFDGTLADIVPDPEQARAHPGAVPALAALAPKVASVAVITGRPAGVAVRHGGFAGVSGLDHLVVLGHYGAERWDAVTGTVHAPAPHPGLAAVRAELPGVLDRAGSWHGTWTEEKGRAIAVHTRRASDPQAAFEALRAPLGELAARHGLVVEPGKLVLELRPPGVDKGVALARYVRETNAGSVLYAGDDLGDLAAYAAVEKLRAAGPDGVPGLLVCSGGAEVPELADRADLRLAGPAAVVGFLAALAEHI; encoded by the coding sequence ATGGGCAGCAACCCGGAAGAACGCGCACCCGCATCCGCGCCGAGCGAGACCCCGTCCCAGCTCCCGACCCCCGCCACCGCACCGGGCCGGGAGGCTCTCGCCGCGATCCTCGCGCGCCCCGACCGCGCCGTCGTCGCCCTCGACTTCGACGGCACCCTCGCCGACATCGTGCCCGACCCGGAACAGGCCCGCGCCCACCCCGGCGCCGTCCCCGCCCTGGCCGCGCTCGCCCCCAAGGTGGCCTCCGTCGCCGTGATCACCGGCCGCCCGGCCGGGGTCGCGGTCCGGCACGGCGGCTTCGCAGGGGTCTCCGGCCTCGACCATCTCGTCGTCCTCGGCCACTACGGCGCCGAACGCTGGGACGCCGTCACCGGCACCGTCCACGCCCCGGCCCCGCACCCCGGCCTCGCCGCGGTCCGCGCCGAACTCCCCGGCGTGCTGGACCGGGCCGGCTCCTGGCACGGCACCTGGACCGAGGAGAAGGGGCGGGCGATCGCCGTCCACACCCGCCGCGCCTCCGACCCGCAGGCCGCGTTCGAGGCCCTGCGCGCCCCCCTGGGCGAGCTGGCCGCCCGGCACGGACTCGTCGTGGAGCCCGGCAAGCTCGTCCTGGAGCTGCGCCCGCCGGGCGTGGACAAGGGCGTCGCGCTCGCCCGGTACGTACGGGAGACGAACGCCGGGTCCGTCCTGTACGCGGGCGACGACCTCGGCGACCTCGCGGCGTACGCGGCGGTGGAGAAGCTCCGTGCCGCGGGCCCCGACGGCGTCCCGGGTCTGCTGGTGTGCAGCGGCGGCGCGGAGGTGCCGGAACTGGCGGACCGGGCCGACCTGCGCCTGGCCGGCCCGGCCGCGGTCGTCGGTTTCCTGGCGGCCCTGGCCGAGCACATCTGA
- a CDS encoding trehalose-6-phosphate synthase, whose protein sequence is MASDHEAQPTAQPSTRPSAQVLVASNRGPVSYTLETDGSLDARRGGGGLVSGLSAVEDKLWVCAALGDGDREAVRRGVGEPGVRMLDIDADVHADAYNGIANSVLWFVHHMLYQTPLEPVFDAEFRRQWASFETYNRAFAEALAEEAGQGAAVLVQDYHLALVPGMLRTLRPDLRIGHFSHTPWAPVDYFRLLPDDIAEQLLRGILGADRAAFLTRRWADAFTDCCTRIVGGTGRTEVGVHGLGADADFLRRRAHEADVDERMAALREQAGPGRRTIVRVDRTELSKNIVRGLLAYRALLDDRPEWRERVVHVAFAYPSRQDLAVYRDYTDEVRRVAEEINAVYGTAGWTPVVLHVKDDFARSLAAYRLADVALVNPIRDGMNLVAKEIPVVSDHGCALVLSREAGAYEELGGDAVVVNPYDVSATAAALHEALTMAEDERAARTERLAAAAVALPPQQWFLDQLDALRRG, encoded by the coding sequence ATGGCCTCCGATCACGAAGCCCAGCCCACTGCCCAGCCCTCCACCCGGCCTTCCGCCCAGGTCCTCGTCGCGTCCAACCGCGGGCCGGTCTCGTACACCCTGGAGACGGACGGATCGCTCGACGCGAGACGGGGCGGCGGGGGCCTGGTCTCCGGGCTCAGCGCCGTCGAGGACAAGCTGTGGGTGTGCGCCGCGCTCGGCGACGGGGACCGGGAGGCGGTCCGGCGCGGGGTCGGCGAGCCGGGCGTGCGGATGCTCGACATCGACGCGGACGTCCACGCGGACGCGTACAACGGCATCGCGAACTCGGTGCTCTGGTTCGTCCACCACATGCTGTACCAGACCCCGCTGGAGCCGGTCTTCGACGCGGAGTTCCGCCGGCAGTGGGCCTCGTTCGAGACCTACAACCGGGCCTTCGCCGAGGCGCTCGCCGAGGAGGCGGGGCAGGGGGCGGCGGTGCTGGTGCAGGACTACCACCTGGCGCTGGTGCCCGGCATGCTCCGCACGCTCCGCCCCGACCTGCGGATCGGGCACTTCTCGCACACCCCGTGGGCGCCGGTCGACTACTTCCGGCTGCTGCCCGACGACATCGCCGAGCAGTTGCTGCGCGGCATCCTGGGCGCGGACCGGGCCGCCTTCCTGACCCGGCGCTGGGCCGACGCGTTCACCGACTGCTGCACCCGGATCGTGGGCGGCACCGGCCGGACCGAGGTCGGGGTGCACGGCCTCGGCGCGGACGCGGACTTCCTGCGCCGCCGCGCGCACGAGGCGGACGTGGACGAGCGGATGGCGGCGCTGCGCGAGCAGGCGGGCCCCGGCCGGAGGACGATCGTACGGGTGGACCGGACGGAGCTCTCCAAGAACATCGTGCGCGGCCTGCTCGCCTACCGGGCGCTCCTCGACGACCGCCCCGAGTGGCGCGAGCGGGTGGTCCACGTGGCGTTCGCGTACCCCTCCCGGCAGGACCTCGCGGTGTACCGGGACTACACGGACGAGGTGCGGCGGGTCGCCGAGGAGATCAACGCCGTGTACGGCACGGCGGGCTGGACGCCGGTGGTGCTGCACGTCAAGGACGACTTCGCCCGCTCGCTCGCCGCGTACCGGCTGGCCGACGTGGCGCTCGTCAACCCGATCCGCGACGGCATGAACCTGGTCGCCAAGGAGATCCCGGTGGTCTCCGACCACGGCTGCGCGCTGGTGCTGTCGCGGGAGGCGGGGGCGTACGAGGAGCTGGGCGGCGACGCGGTGGTGGTGAATCCGTACGACGTCTCCGCCACGGCGGCGGCGCTGCACGAGGCGCTGACGATGGCGGAGGACGAGCGGGCCGCGCGCACGGAACGGCTGGCCGCGGCGGCGGTCGCGCTGCCGCCGCAGCAGTGGTTCCTGGACCAGCTGGACGCGTTGCGGCGGGGTTGA
- a CDS encoding glucosyl-3-phosphoglycerate synthase: MLEEVERWLTGRSWSAADRPLERLLAAKAGDPRRGSVSVVLPALDEEATVGDIVTTIRRELMEKVPLVDELVVIDSGSTDATSEVAREAGARVVHRDAILPRIPAVPGKGEVLWRSLLVTGGDIVCFVDADLKDFSADFVSGIVGPLLTDPDVQFVKAMYDRPFGDGTGGAAAQGGRVTELVARPLLNLHWPQLAGFVQPLGGEYAVRRSLLEQLPFPVGYGVELGLLVDALHTVGLDALAQVDVGVRRHRHQDGQALGRMAAAIYRTAQLRLSRGHLVRPALTQFERGPDGFVPRTHAVDTEERPPMREIEEYVSRRAA; this comes from the coding sequence GTGCTGGAAGAGGTCGAACGCTGGCTGACCGGGCGTTCCTGGTCGGCCGCCGACCGTCCGTTGGAGCGCCTGCTGGCCGCCAAGGCCGGGGACCCGCGCCGCGGAAGCGTGAGCGTGGTGCTGCCCGCGCTCGACGAGGAGGCGACGGTCGGCGACATCGTCACGACGATCCGGCGCGAGCTGATGGAGAAGGTCCCCCTGGTCGACGAGCTCGTGGTGATCGACTCCGGTTCCACGGACGCCACCTCCGAGGTGGCCCGGGAGGCCGGCGCCCGGGTGGTGCACCGTGACGCGATACTCCCCCGGATACCGGCCGTGCCCGGCAAGGGAGAGGTGCTGTGGCGCTCCCTCCTGGTCACCGGCGGCGACATCGTCTGCTTCGTCGACGCCGACCTGAAGGACTTCTCGGCGGACTTCGTCTCCGGCATCGTCGGCCCGCTGCTGACCGATCCGGACGTGCAGTTCGTGAAGGCGATGTACGACCGCCCGTTCGGGGACGGCACCGGCGGGGCGGCGGCCCAGGGGGGCCGGGTGACCGAGCTGGTGGCCCGCCCGCTGCTCAATCTGCACTGGCCGCAGCTGGCCGGTTTCGTCCAGCCGCTGGGCGGCGAGTACGCCGTGCGCCGGTCCCTGCTCGAACAGCTGCCGTTCCCCGTGGGCTACGGGGTGGAGCTGGGGCTGCTGGTGGACGCGCTGCACACGGTGGGGCTGGACGCGCTGGCCCAGGTGGACGTGGGGGTGCGCAGGCACCGGCACCAGGACGGGCAGGCGCTGGGCCGGATGGCGGCGGCGATCTACCGGACCGCCCAACTTCGGCTGTCCCGCGGTCACTTGGTGCGCCCCGCGCTCACCCAGTTCGAGCGGGGCCCGGACGGCTTCGTGCCGCGCACCCACGCCGTGGACACCGAGGAGCGGCCCCCGATGCGCGAGATCGAGGAGTACGTTTCGCGCCGCGCGGCCTGA